The Intestinibaculum porci DNA window CATATAGTTTCATTTTGTCTCCAAAATTGATATCAAACTCTAGAGCTTCTAAAGCTGCCTGATCATCACGATGATCAAGCGGCTGCTGTAAATTCAGTTGCCAAGCCAAATTGATCGTCCGCGAATGATGATAATGTAACGATTGATTAAGATAATATTGCGCTTTCTTTAAATCTTTTACCACTTCATTTGTATGATAAAGCACAAAAGCATTAAAACAAGCCGAGGCAAAGCCTTGTTTAGCAGCTTCTTCAAAATAAAATGCAGCTTTTTGATATTCTTCTTTAAAATTGAAATATAAGCCGCAATAAAACTGTGCCGCTGAATCCTGACGTATAGCTCCTTTTTGAAGATAAGGAAAAGCTTCTTCTCTTTTTCCCGCTTCAAACAGTTCAATCCCTTTTCCCACACAAACATAAACATCCCCAACATTAAGTAAGCGTTCTAATACAGCATCAGCTTTACTTAAATCATAAAGCGGTGAAACAGGTGAATTATACGCTGCATATACAGCTTTCAAAGTTTCAATATCAGTCACATCATCCAAATGGTTGATAAGATCAATAATATCTATAAAATCCTCTTTTTTATCCTTCTGCACATAAAACTTTTCATATGTATTGCTTTTTCTGATTGGCATTCTTTTCTTTGGTTTTTTAATTTTCTTTTTTGACATAGGACAGACTCCTTTGTCTTTATTATAAAATGTTCTTATTCCTTAAAAAAGTAAAAATGATGAGAATTTCTCTCATCATCCTACTGCCCCAACAGCATAGCCCCATGTCTTTTCAGATACACTTTTTTCATGACTGACATCAAGATTACAGCGCTTATATGAATGCATTGCTTTCTTATAAAAAATGTATTTGGTATCTCTGATAAAATCAGAGTAACCCTTTCTCATCAATTTCACCTTGTGTGATGCGTTATCCATCTTGTACAAATAACTTGATTTCCCATAAGCTTCGCCATTTCCCGCAAAAGTCGCATAGCGATCGTTAACAGTAAGAATAGTCATTTCCGTGCCTACATGGCTTTCTTTAAAGCTGGCAACGGTTTTATTATTCGCTAACTTGATCACTTTCAAGAACTTGCCATTTTGAGGAAGATAAAGCATCTTGCCATTAGTAAAGCAGTCCCCTGCTTTCTTATAAACATAACGCTTCTTCCCTTTCGTTACATTCAAGGTAAAGTTACCATCTTTAGCTTGTTTATAAACAAACGTATAACCATTTACCCTGGTAGCCTGATTCAACTCTTCACACTGCAATTCCTTATAAACTGACTTAGCCTGCACTGGCGCTAATGATAAGATCATCAACACACTCATTAAAAATACTAATAATGTCTTCATCCACATACCTTCTTTCTTGATTTCATTATACCATGACAATTTTTTAAGGGGGATCAAATGAAAAGAAGAGGCATTAGTCCTCTTCGTAATACACATGTTCTAAATATAAACCTTCTGGTTCGGCTTTAAAAAGACATTTCTTAGCTCCTTTGGAATCTAAAAGATCCTGTAAGAAGGCAATCGATTTACGGTGCGCCCCTACCTGAATAACACCGCCCACAATATGTCTAACCATATAACGTCTAAAGCCATTACCTTTTAATACAAAGGTAAAGACACCATCCTCTTCGCTAATGATAAAATCATAGAGCGTGCGAATGGTATTACCATACTGATCATAGACACAGTAAGACGCAAAGTCATGTTCTCCAATAAAGATTTGCGCTGCTTCCTGCATAATCTTTAAGTCTAATTTTCCATAAGGATACTGGTAAATATAATGACGATCAAAAGGACTATATGTATTCGTAGAAAGAATATAATGATATTCCTTTTCTTTAACGCTGTAACGGGAATGAAAATCTTCATTGACAAAGCAGGAATCTTTAATATAAATATCAGCTGGCAAAAAATGATTTAAAGCCCGCTGCCATTGTTTTTCGGGTAAGTTTTTATCACTGTCAAAGTGGAAAACCTGATTATGGGCATGCACATGGGCATCCGTTCTGCCCGAAGAATGAATGACAATGTTTTCCCCGGTAATATTCTTTAAGGCCTTCTGGATCTCTTCCTGCACACTGCGCACATTCGGCTGGATCTGCCAGCCATGAAAGAGCGTTCCATCATAAGCCACAATACATTTAATTCTCATCGTAAAATACTCATTGTGATGATACAAGCACATAAAGCTATGACACTGATTAAGGCAAAGGTATCAGCACTTCTCCATTTCAATTCATGATAACGGGTTCTTGGGGCACCAGGAATATAGTTACGACTTTCCATCGCATTGGCTAAATCTTCAGCACGCTGGAAAGCACTAATAAATAATGGAATGATTAAAGAAATAATCGCCGCAATCTTTTCTTTAAAGCTGCCTTCATTAAAATCCACCCCACGAGAAGCCTGAGCTTTCATAATACGCTGGGTTTCTTCTAATAAAGTTGGAATAAAACGTAAGGCAATAGAGATCATCATTGCCACTTCATGAGTAGGAAAGCTGACTTTCTTTAATGGTTTCATTAAATGTTCTAACCCTAAAGTTAAATCTAAAGGCTTTGTCGTGGCCGTTAAGATCGTCGTTAATGAGATAATTAAAACCAGACGAACAATGATATAAAAAGTCTGAGAAACCGCTCCAGAATAGATCTTTAAGAAACCAAACTTAAAAATCACATGTCCGGTTTTTAATAGCAGCAAGTTAAAGATGGCTAAAAAAGCAATCATAAATAACATTGGCTTCATTGCTTTTACAACTCTTTTAGCCGGCATCTTAGAAGAAATCAGACAAGCGATGACATAAAGACCAATAATCGCATAACCAAGGAACCCCGCATCAAAGAAAACTAAGATTAATAAAGCAATTAACCCAGCAATCTTCAAACGCGGATCCAAGCGATGCATAAAGGAATTCCCTGGCAGATACTGCCCAAATACTACACTATCCACGCAGTTCACCTCCGATCGCAGCTATCAGAGTTTTCACATCTTTAATCGTATGATCAAGATGGAAACCTTGTTCATTGAGTTCATTAATAAAATGCGTAATGATTGGTAAATCAATACTTAATGAGGATAAGTATTCTTCCTGAGAGAATAATTCATCCACCGTGCAGTGTTTCTCTACTTTTCCCTGATTCATGACCACCACATGATCACAGTATTCCAAGACCTGATTCATATCATGAGAGACCATGACAACGGTATGACCAGCCTGCTGGAAGCTTTTAAATAAATCCAGCATTTCTTTCGCTCCGGCCGGATCTAAGCCCGCCGTTGGTTCATCTAAGACAAGGATTTCTGGATCCATCGCCAAAATCCCAGCAATCGCTACGCGGCGCTTTTGCCCGCCGGATAATTCAAAAGGAGAACGTTCTAAGTAGCTTTCATCCAAGCCCACTCTTTTGAGTGTTTCTCTCGCGATCTTTTCACATTCTTCTTCACTTACG harbors:
- a CDS encoding tetratricopeptide repeat protein, with protein sequence MSKKKIKKPKKRMPIRKSNTYEKFYVQKDKKEDFIDIIDLINHLDDVTDIETLKAVYAAYNSPVSPLYDLSKADAVLERLLNVGDVYVCVGKGIELFEAGKREEAFPYLQKGAIRQDSAAQFYCGLYFNFKEEYQKAAFYFEEAAKQGFASACFNAFVLYHTNEVVKDLKKAQYYLNQSLHYHHSRTINLAWQLNLQQPLDHRDDQAALEALEFDINFGDKMKLYELEYTYVVADMTDEKFFALLEKIPKDNINVQRRLAECYLYGIGTKSNPCRALSYYKRFPHDLMAKMLIKYMDVNDPLGSMMKAAKKNKASCYVVGKMFMLGSYGEVDFEKAKMYLEKGMSKKYPFVTNALGHIYLHEDHDYQKARELLEKDQLLLKESEDLMRLRDLYTLYAKGLGVEKNENKALSHTNCLNIHKAFEMLEG
- a CDS encoding energy-coupling factor transporter ATPase; the protein is MSITFKDVEYIYSKDTPFAYHALKGVNLDIPKGSFTALIGHTGSGKSTLIQHINALLLPTSGEVTIEDVKITSEQKPKVLKPLRKKAGLVFQFPEYQLFEETIAKDITFGPRNFGVSEEECEKIARETLKRVGLDESYLERSPFELSGGQKRRVAIAGILAMDPEILVLDEPTAGLDPAGAKEMLDLFKSFQQAGHTVVMVSHDMNQVLEYCDHVVVMNQGKVEKHCTVDELFSQEEYLSSLSIDLPIITHFINELNEQGFHLDHTIKDVKTLIAAIGGELRG
- a CDS encoding energy-coupling factor transporter transmembrane component T family protein, yielding MDSVVFGQYLPGNSFMHRLDPRLKIAGLIALLILVFFDAGFLGYAIIGLYVIACLISSKMPAKRVVKAMKPMLFMIAFLAIFNLLLLKTGHVIFKFGFLKIYSGAVSQTFYIIVRLVLIISLTTILTATTKPLDLTLGLEHLMKPLKKVSFPTHEVAMMISIALRFIPTLLEETQRIMKAQASRGVDFNEGSFKEKIAAIISLIIPLFISAFQRAEDLANAMESRNYIPGAPRTRYHELKWRSADTFALISVIALCACIITMSILR
- the truA gene encoding tRNA pseudouridine(38-40) synthase TruA; this encodes MRIKCIVAYDGTLFHGWQIQPNVRSVQEEIQKALKNITGENIVIHSSGRTDAHVHAHNQVFHFDSDKNLPEKQWQRALNHFLPADIYIKDSCFVNEDFHSRYSVKEKEYHYILSTNTYSPFDRHYIYQYPYGKLDLKIMQEAAQIFIGEHDFASYCVYDQYGNTIRTLYDFIISEEDGVFTFVLKGNGFRRYMVRHIVGGVIQVGAHRKSIAFLQDLLDSKGAKKCLFKAEPEGLYLEHVYYEED